A region from the Anoplolepis gracilipes chromosome 2, ASM4749672v1, whole genome shotgun sequence genome encodes:
- the Dlg5 gene encoding disks large homolog 5 isoform X1 — MASGASSLDSAGSSDGALNMEGDSGSYGSVGSPVGGPECRSAEFDGLQAQCDQAMRQLQLLRHKHSDTIRRCEHTMKELEYYRGQHIAVMNQLEATSQESSALRAKYSDLANDKQRLDREVQTLQKELSELQRIQNQDVLVSDAAGNDAMNQHYLSALRKYEAVKDEYDSLRKRYDDLIASHSSTVNKLELSQEEGKRLKKQYDTVLEERNSATRERNGLKQQCTAAIRQWDIALRERNEYREALAKVQQQHEEAVKEINQAMVLRMKASKDMKRLTEERNAALQEYSLIMGERDTVHKEIEKLGDDLTQAYSKVTHLETQNKQLMDEKKTLSYQMETLKREISSALQDRDEALKLCNELQQKFGEYTSEGASRDYKHRLELNSLSRERDSVNKEAEKETNPRDYATRDKQRMDNLEQANLELDKLRKTVDTLQVELEEAIQEAEVSKRRRDWAFSERDKIVLEREGIRSLCDRLRKERDRAVSELAGALRDSDDIKKQRNEASKELKDLKEKIEFSDHALRTSQLAQIDESNDWEMIPIHVEPGRICLDSDRDDLGLILVGGRDNPYYPNDTGVYVAQVAQGSAFDGKLRLNDCIVRVNNVDCTSVSTRVILETLRSSTVNPATLIVKRRRMTRRPLRTTQLSIGTVPHGITLELGIYISKISPGSLAAKDGNLAVGDRVLNINSKPMDTVTTAHEAMAILNDDTVDVLTITTLKGISIASAASSETVTIDGFVEKQKMVNSCSQTEQERMMLKASSDDYERRYLSTNFADRNVYKAAKSVSGEKSSGISNAWDNFREKIDIVRGRKHSKERDDNNKKKSHRNSSPNTFEQEQDAIAELDSVIDSYHKKASNSNNGVLKRSKRRNTEKVEKNGGTWPKARGVPLIQNGTGTILHPRKSKERFPLSAFLPKYDNYNYNRISNPISLTNFSNVNNRHTVYKAVETPLPTFTKTGQQLFNQKSSSPSFTPAVQFKDIPLDGGSKKPPSTEFESSASETGRLGSGLAPSETSIDFSVKSGGVSRDLDLFFATKRPQKYTSGVGGSSSDTQMTTDTLQHNRVHSQLYSSGIGGSSTSAASTTSGPASRQPGNFPFPSHHPYVTSSHSHPHSTQHQNHSLPSRYPSPPSLPSAQSGESIGLPDARTYCFEPPYSPGPGSQTTVTPVATFGHLHTPSVDLHYHKSRALTLGIPCDTSTYGHAYEGGTLPGRKEDQRIRIPSNTSVTSKSSVGKLSTGSIERTSERGSPMPTFHVEVLSPGAGSTSGTESSGGTVRGSNQHKRASMPDYCYSQSRPAPGELRRVHIDKSVEPLGIQISCLNSGGVFVSTVHEHSLAAQVGLQIGDQLLEVCGINMRSATYQLAANVLRQCGNSITMLVQYSPDKYTELEAGSSSSSSEAGDGAAARSHSGSPTPCNSPEAPRKSTMETLEPVEPERDTTTITITTTSAAATATAVTTAAPVMSSLRVERDMRPSASLDVRSTQERQREMRPSASLDINIRKPELRSAATLDRLSRAQLQRQTAMRSPTQEELNRKPPPPTGEPRYLQIETRKCSNLGISLVGGNGVGIFVHSVQPGCLAEGAGLFAGDRILEYNGVDLRQATAEQAALELARPADKVTLIAQYMPERYNEVKDKPGDSFYVKALFDRTAEVGDSLQLRFSKDDILYVDNTMFNGTPGHWRAWIVDQTGRRQTCGIIPSKFKVEEELLLRRSLGDLEQDAGKRSNTSARRSFFRRKKQQPRSASSRDSTKEISSHLTGVNLGWYSDSGTLNEDTLPASYQRVERLDYPTLRPVLIIGPLSECVVTKLLQDYPGQFTRCLAEAMHCSQSTLEQGLRDSLYIDYRKKGSYFECTTVQAVKDICEKNTHCILDVSMASIERLHRHQIYPIVLLIKFKDRTQIKEVKDSRYPSDKISTKAAKEMFEHALKIEAEYKHYISAVIPAGVSVAYICTQVKASVDEEQSKALWVPRGGP, encoded by the exons TGTGATCAGGCGATGCGTCAGCTTCAGCTACTTAGACATAAGCACTCCGATACCATAAGACG GTGTGAGCATACTATGAAGGAATTGGAGTATTATCGCGGGCAACATATAGCAGTCATGAATCAATTGGAAGCTACATCTCAAGAGAGCTCCGCGTTACGGGCGAAATATAGTGATCTTGCAAATGACAAGCAACGACTGGACCGGGAGGTGCAGACTTTACAAAAGGAACTGTCGGAATTGCAGCGCATACAGAACCAGGATGTTCTCGTCTCCGATGCCGCCGGCAATGATGCTATGAATCAACATTATCTATCTGCGTTACGAAAATACGAAGCTGTTAAGGACGAATACGATTCTCTCAGGAAGCGATACGACGATTTGATTGCGTCGCATTCCTCTACAGTTAATAAG TTAGAGTTATCGCAAGAGGAAGGTAAGAGGCTCAAGAAACAATACGACACCGTCTTGGAAGAGCGTAACAGCGCGACCCGTGAGCGCAACGGTCTGAAACAACAGTGTACCGCCGCGATCCGTCAGTGGGACATTGCattaagagaaagaaacgaGTATCGCGAAGCGCTTGCCAAGGTGCAGCAGCAGCACGAGGAAGCGGTGAAGGAGATCAACCAGGCGATGGTGCTGCGCATGAAAGCCAGCAAGGATATGAAACGACTTACCGAGGAACGAAACGCCGCTCTGCAGGAATACAGTTTAATTATGGGAGAACGAGACACAGTGCACAAGGAGATCGAGAAGTTGGGCGACGATCTCACGCAAGCGTATTCTAAAGTCACGCATCTGGAAACGCAGAACAAGCAGCTCATGGATGaa AAGAAAACGTTGTCTTATCAAATGGAGACGTTAAAGAGAGAGATCTCGTCCGCTTTGCAAGACAGGGACGAGGCTCTGAAGCTGTGCAATGAGTTGCAACAGAAATTCGGCGAATACACCAGCGAAGGTGCCAGCAGAGACTACAAGCATCGTTTGGAGTTGAACTCGCTCAGTCGCGAACGCGATAGCGTTAACAAAGAAGCCGAAAAGGAGACAAACCCGAGGGATTACGCGACACGGGATAAGCAGCGCATGGACAATCTGGAGCAGGCCAACCTGGAGTTGGATAAACTCAGAAAAACCGTGGATACGCTACAGGTGGAGCTCGAGGAGGCCATTCAAGAAGCCGAAGTAtcgaaaagaagaagagactGGGCTTTCAGTGAACGCGACAAGATAGTGTTGGAGCGAGAAGGCATAAGAAGTTTGTGCGACAGATTGCGAAAGGAACGCGATCGCGCCGTTTCCGAACTGGCTGGCGCTCTGCGCGACTCCGATGACATCAAAAAGCAACGAAACGAGGCGTCAAAGGAGTTGAAGGATTTGAAGGAAAAGATCGAGTTCAGTGATCATGCGTTGCGAACCAGCCAGTTGGCGCAGATCGATGAGAGCAACGATTGGGAGATGATTCCGATCCACGTGGAGCCCGGTAGAATTTGCTTAGATTCAGATCGCGACGATCTGGGATTAATTCTCGTCGGCGGCCGCGATAATCCGTACTATCCAAATGACACCGGTGTTTATGTCGCACAAGTGGCGCAGGGTAGCGCTTTCGACGGTAAGCTACGGCTAAACGATTGCATCGTGCGTGTGAACAACGTCGACTGCACATCCGTGTCGACGCGTGTGATCCTGGAAACTTTGCGTTCGTCTACCGTGAATCCGGCAACCCTGATCGTGAAACGACGCCGGATGACCAGGCGACCATTGAGAACCACGCAGTTGTCAATCGGCACAGTGCCACATGGCATCACTCTGGAACTCGGAATTTACATCTCGAAGATATCGCCTGGCAGTTTAGCCGCCAAGGATGGAAACCTTGCCGTAGGAGATAGAGTATTAAAC attaatagtAAACCGATGGATACTGTTACTACGGCGCACGAAGCGATGGCAATCTTAAACGATGATACCGTAGATGTGTTAACGATCACGACATTAAAGGGTATTTCGATAGCGTCTGCCGCCAGCTCGGAAACAGTCACGATAGATGGTTTTGTGGAGAAGCAAAAAATGGTAAACAGCTGCTCGCAAACCGAGCAGGAGAGAATGATGTTGAAAGCTTCGTCGGACGACTACGAGAGGCGATATCTGTCGACGAATTTCGCCGACCGAAATGTTTATAAAGCCGCAAAATCTGTGAGCGGCGAAAAGTCGAGCGGCATCAGCAACGCTTGGGACAACTTCCGGGAGAAGATTGACATAGTACGGGGACGCAAGCACAGTAAGGAGCGCGATGACAACAACAAGAAGAAGAGCCACCGCAATTCTAGTCCGAACACGTTCGAGCAGGAGCAGGATGCGATAGCAGAACTCGACTCGGTGATCGACAGCTATCACAAGAAGGCGAGCAACAGTAACAACGGCGTACTGAAACGCAGCAAGCGACGCAACACAGAGAAGGTCGAGAAGAACGGCGGCACGTGGCCGAAGGCGCGTGGCGTGCCCCTCATACAAAATGGGACCGGTACTATATTGCACCCACGCAAATCGAAAGAACGTTTCCCCCTCAGTGCATTCTTACCGAAAtacgataattataattataatcgtaTTTCCAATCCCATTTCCCTCACCAACTTTTCCAATGTCAATAATCGTCATACCGTTTACAAAGCAGTGGAGACGCCGCTACCGACCTTCACCAAGACCGGACAGCAGCTCTTTAATCAGAAGTCGTCATCCCCGTCGTTCACTCCGGCGGTGCAGTTCAAGGACATCCCGCTCGACGGCGGCAGCAAGAAGCCACCGTCGACGGAATTCGAGAGCAGCGCCTCGGAGACTGGACGACTCGGTTCCGGGCTGGCGCCGTCCGAGACCAGCATCGACTTCTCGGTCAAGTCCGGCGGCGTCAGCCGCGATCTCGACTTGTTCTTTGCGACCAAACGGCCGCAGAAGTATACAAGCGGCGTCGGTGGCAGCAGCAGCGACACGCAAATGACGACGGACACGCTGCAGCACAATCGCGTGCACTCGCAGCTTTATTCGTCGGGTATCGGCGGCTCGTCTACGTCCGCCGCATCGACCACCAGCGGCCCGGCGTCTCGGCAACCCGGTAACTTTCCGTTTCCCTCGCATCATCCGTACGTCACGTCTTCGCACTCCCATCCGCATTCTACGCAGCACCAGAATCACTCCTTACCCTCGCGTTATCCATCGCCGCCGTCGCTGCCGTCCGCGCAGTCCGGCGAATCGATAGGCTTGCCTGACGCACGTACCTACTGTTTCGAGCCCCCGTACAGTCCCGGACCAGGTTCGCAGACCACAGTGACCCCGGTGGCCACCTTTGGCCATCTGCACACTCCCTCCGTAGATCTGCACTATCACAAGTCGCGCGCACTGACGCTCGGTATACCCTGCGACACGTCCACTTATGGACACGCATACGAAGGCGGCACCCTGCCAGGTCGAAAGGAAGATCAGCGGATTCGCATACCGTCCAACACCAGCGTTACATCCAAGAGCAGTGTCGGCAAATTGTCCACCGGTAGCATAGAGAGAACGTCAGAGCGAGGCAGTCCGATGCCGACATTCCACGTAGAAGTGTTGAGCCCTGGCGCTGGCAGCACCAGTGGGACCGAAAGCAGCGGTGGCACCGTGAGAGGAAGCAATCAGCATAAGCGCGCCAGTATGCCGGATTACTGTTACTCGCAATCGCGTCCGGCACCTGGGGAATTGCGCAGAGTGCACATAGACAAGTCCGTGGAACCGCTGGGCATCCAAATCTCATGTCTGAATAGTGGCGGTGTGTTCGTGTCCACCGTGCATGAGCACAGCTTGGCAGCGCAGGTTGGTCTACAGATTGGCGATCAGTTGCTAGAGGTTTGCGGCATCAACATGCGGAGCGCGACCTATCAGCTGGCTGCCAATGTTCTACGTCAGTGCGGTAACTCGATTACAATGCTGGTGCAGTATAGTCCGGACA AATACACCGAATTAGAGGCGGGTTCATCCTCGAGCTCGTCGGAAGCTGGCGACGGAGCCGCGGCCAGAAGTCACAGTGGTTCACCGACACCGTGTAACAGTCCGGAAGCGCCGCGAAAGAGCACGATGGAAACGTTGGAGCCTGTGGAACCGGAGCGCGACACTACTACCATTACCATCACCACTACGTcagccgccgccaccgccaccgccgtcACTACCGCCGCACCCGTCATGAGCTCACTACGTGTCGAGCGGGACATGCGGCCGTCCGCCTCGTTGGACGTGAGGAGCACGCAAGAGCGACAGCGCGAGATGCGACCATCCGCGTCGCTGGACATCAACATTCGCAAGCCGGAACTACGCAGCGCTGCCACGCTGGATCGTTTGAGCCGTGCGCAATTGCAGCGGCAAACCGCGATGAGAAGTCCCACGCAGGAGGAGTTGAACCGGAAACCACCACCGCCGACTGGCGAGCCTAGATATCTGCAGATCGAAACCAGGAAATGCTCGAATCTCGGTATATCTCTGGTGGGCGGAAATGGCGTTGGTATCTTTGTGCATTCCGTTCAACCGGGTTGTCTTGCCGAAGGAGCCGGCCTATTTGCCGGCGATCGAATCCTGGAATATAACGGCGTGGATTTGAGACAGGCGACCGCTGAGCAAGCCGCCCTCGAGTTAGCTCGACCGGCGGATAAGGTGACCCTGATCGCCCAGTACATGCCCGAACGGTATAACGAGGTGAAGGACAAACCGGGCGATAGTTTCTACGTGAAGGCGTTGTTCGATCGAACCGCTGAGGTGGGCGACAGTCTGCAACTGCGTTTCAGCAAGGATGACATTCTATATGTGGATAACACTATGTTTAACGGCACGCCAGGCCATTGGCGTGCTTGGATAGTCGATCAGACCGGCCGTAGACAAACTTGTGGGATAATCCCTAGCAAATTTAA agTAGAAGAAGAGCTGCTCTTACGACGCTCTCTGGGCGACTTAGAACAGGATGCTGGCAAACGTAGCAATACGAGTGCAAGGAGAAGCTTCTTCCGACGGAAGAAGCAGCAACCACGTTCGGCCAGTAGTAGAGACAGCACCAAGGAAATATCGTCGCATCTCACCGGAGTCAACTTGGGATGGTACAGCGATAGTGGAACGTTGAACGAAGATACTCTTCCGGCGAGTTATCAACGTGTGGAGAGACTCGATT atCCTACCTTGAGACCTGTGCTGATAATCGGTCCTCTTAGCGAATGCGTAGTAACGAAACTTCTGCAGGATTATCCAGGACAGTTTACTAGATGTCTAGCGGAAGCAATGCATTGCTCGCAGTCGACTTTGGAGCAAGGCTTGCGCGATTCGCTCTACATAGATTACAGGAAAAAAGGCAGCTACTTTGAATGCACAACTGTACAAGCCGTTAAAGATATATGCGAGAAg AATACACACTGTATTTTGGATGTATCGATGGCTTCCATCGAGAGGCTTCACAGACATCAAATTTATCCTATcgttttgttgataaaattcaAGGATAGAACACAAATTAAAGAGGTAAAAGATTCCAGATATCCGAGCGACAAAATCAGTACAAAAGCCGCAAAGGAAATGTTTGAGCATGCCCTTAAGATAGAAGCAGAATATAAGCACTATATTTCTG ccGTGATTCCGGCAGGCGTGAGCGTGGCGTATATATGCACGCAAGTGAAAGCCTCGGTAGATGAGGAACAAAGCAAAGCGCTGTGGGTTCCTAGAGGGGGTCCCTGA